Proteins encoded by one window of Orbaceae bacterium BiB:
- a CDS encoding glycoside hydrolase family 1 protein has product MDHLTIKPFPKDFLWGAATAAYQVEGAYLEDGKGLSVQDSKNHSTRFHDTSVTSDHYHRFEEDVALMKELGLTSYRLSISWTRIYPDGKNLNPQGIEFYRKLFATLLRHNIKPLVTLYHFDHPQALQDAYHGWYGEQMIDDFTTFARTCFKEFGDYVEYFMTICESNNVVLYPDLIGGVPAGIETEQWRFQVSRVMALANAQVIKCCREILPSAKIGPCIGYAIAYPATCDPKDVMAALNEDEFRTFYPLDLICLGRQNPTVVNYFAERGRDIRLTAEELELIKTAQPDFIAFNYYQSDVAKYCPENTVETQPEFNLEGKKGGYVYPQFPGLYAGSSNPYLERSDWDWEIDPIGLRLAFRKLYDRYQLPLMVTENGLGAYDYFENGQIKDDYRINYLQQHIMQMQLSISDGVQVLGYYPWSFMDLMSTSNGYNKRYGFVYVDRDDNDLKTLNRYKKESFYWYQKVVKSNGQYLQQPNKQELA; this is encoded by the coding sequence ATGGATCACTTAACTATTAAACCCTTTCCTAAAGATTTTCTATGGGGAGCTGCAACAGCAGCATATCAAGTTGAAGGGGCCTATCTTGAAGATGGTAAAGGTTTATCCGTACAAGATAGTAAAAATCATAGCACTCGTTTTCATGATACTTCTGTCACATCAGATCATTATCATCGTTTTGAAGAAGATGTAGCATTAATGAAAGAGCTAGGATTAACCTCCTACCGTCTATCAATCTCATGGACACGAATTTATCCTGATGGCAAAAATCTTAATCCACAGGGAATTGAATTTTATCGTAAGTTATTTGCTACCTTGCTTCGACATAATATTAAGCCCCTAGTAACGCTTTACCATTTTGATCATCCACAAGCATTACAAGATGCTTATCACGGTTGGTATGGCGAACAAATGATTGATGACTTTACCACTTTTGCTCGTACCTGTTTTAAGGAATTCGGTGATTATGTCGAATATTTCATGACGATTTGTGAATCTAATAATGTTGTTCTTTACCCTGACTTAATTGGTGGTGTACCCGCCGGCATTGAAACGGAACAATGGCGTTTTCAAGTCAGTCGAGTAATGGCACTAGCTAATGCTCAAGTGATTAAATGCTGTCGTGAAATCTTACCATCAGCAAAAATTGGTCCCTGTATCGGTTATGCTATTGCTTATCCAGCGACTTGTGATCCAAAAGACGTAATGGCCGCTTTAAATGAAGATGAATTTAGAACATTTTATCCACTCGATTTAATCTGTTTAGGACGCCAAAATCCAACTGTCGTAAATTATTTTGCAGAACGTGGACGCGATATTCGTTTAACCGCCGAAGAGTTAGAGTTAATTAAAACAGCACAACCTGATTTTATTGCCTTTAATTATTATCAAAGCGATGTTGCCAAATACTGTCCTGAAAATACTGTGGAAACCCAACCTGAATTTAATCTAGAAGGTAAAAAAGGTGGTTATGTTTATCCACAATTCCCCGGATTATATGCTGGTAGTAGTAACCCATATTTAGAAAGAAGCGATTGGGATTGGGAGATTGATCCGATTGGACTTCGACTCGCTTTTCGTAAACTCTATGATCGCTATCAATTACCACTGATGGTGACAGAAAACGGGCTAGGTGCCTATGACTATTTTGAAAATGGTCAAATTAAAGATGATTATCGCATCAATTATTTGCAACAACATATTATGCAAATGCAACTGTCTATCAGTGATGGAGTACAAGTACTGGGCTATTATCCATGGTCATTTATGGATTTAATGAGCACAAGTAATGGTTATAACAAGCGTTATGGTTTTGTGTATGTTGATCGTGATGATAATGACTTAAAAACTCTCAATCGTTATAAAAAAGAGAGTTTTTACTGGTATCAAAAAGTCGTTAAGAGTAATGGTCAATATCTTCAACAACCTAATAAACAAGAGTTAGCGTAA
- a CDS encoding PTS sugar transporter subunit IIB — protein sequence MKKILLMCSAGMSTSIMVKKMKEAAVSHKEEVQINAIAEQALEEHIAGTDIILLGPQVRFLQDKVQAEAKNVPVRVIDMMDYGTMNGAKILQFALDVIDGKK from the coding sequence ATGAAAAAAATATTACTAATGTGTTCAGCAGGAATGTCTACCAGCATTATGGTAAAAAAAATGAAGGAAGCCGCAGTAAGTCATAAAGAAGAGGTACAGATCAACGCAATTGCTGAACAAGCGCTTGAAGAACACATTGCTGGAACGGATATCATTTTATTAGGACCGCAAGTACGCTTTTTACAAGATAAAGTACAAGCAGAAGCGAAAAATGTTCCTGTTCGTGTGATTGATATGATGGATTACGGCACAATGAATGGCGCTAAAATTTTACAATTCGCTTTAGATGTTATTGATGGGAAAAAATAA
- a CDS encoding PTS lactose/cellobiose transporter subunit IIA, with protein sequence MEQICFELICYVGDARSSFIQAINCAKKGDYAQSEQLIENGLASFNRGHAVHAKLVQAEAEGMTDHLSLLLIHAEDQLMSAETFKILCTEFIALYQKIDSK encoded by the coding sequence ATGGAACAAATATGCTTCGAATTAATTTGCTATGTGGGAGACGCGAGATCATCTTTTATTCAAGCCATTAATTGTGCCAAAAAGGGAGATTATGCACAGTCAGAGCAACTGATTGAAAATGGCTTAGCCAGTTTTAATCGAGGACATGCCGTACACGCAAAACTTGTCCAAGCAGAAGCGGAAGGAATGACGGATCATCTTTCACTGTTACTGATTCATGCAGAAGATCAACTTATGAGTGCTGAAACATTTAAAATTTTATGTACTGAATTTATCGCGCTTTATCAAAAAATAGATAGTAAATAA
- a CDS encoding histidine phosphatase family protein — protein MKKVLAKSLLFLSIFSFSLQAMCQEVNIYFIRHGKTMFNTTGQVQGWSDTPLTEKGIHQAKQAGKGLENVEFIGAYSSDMGRARATAKLILAENKHQPTPVLIDMMELREWGYGGYEGRDDAELWTPLFEEKNIEFKKDWSTWEDLTKAMTDEEMANAIAANDKTGTAENYHAIVERLKMGVLDIITQTEAQGGGNVLAVSHGSAIPTILTIFTPDEYHGESIDNVSLTILNYKDGKFTLKTIGDTKYLQNK, from the coding sequence ATGAAAAAAGTATTAGCAAAATCGTTACTATTTTTAAGTATTTTTTCATTTTCATTACAAGCAATGTGCCAAGAAGTAAATATCTATTTCATACGCCATGGTAAGACTATGTTTAATACTACGGGTCAAGTACAGGGTTGGAGTGACACACCATTAACAGAAAAAGGGATACACCAAGCTAAACAAGCCGGGAAAGGGTTAGAAAATGTTGAGTTTATCGGCGCTTACTCAAGTGATATGGGGCGGGCTAGAGCAACCGCAAAACTTATTTTAGCAGAAAATAAACATCAACCAACACCTGTACTTATCGATATGATGGAACTAAGAGAATGGGGATATGGTGGATATGAAGGTCGTGATGATGCCGAACTTTGGACACCATTATTTGAAGAAAAAAACATTGAATTTAAAAAAGATTGGTCAACATGGGAAGACTTAACCAAAGCCATGACAGATGAGGAGATGGCTAATGCTATCGCTGCTAATGATAAAACAGGAACAGCGGAAAATTACCATGCAATTGTTGAACGCTTAAAGATGGGTGTGTTAGATATTATCACACAAACAGAAGCACAAGGTGGTGGTAACGTTTTAGCAGTTTCCCATGGTAGTGCTATTCCCACGATTCTTACAATATTTACACCCGATGAATACCATGGTGAAAGTATCGACAATGTCAGTTTGACCATTTTAAATTATAAAGATGGTAAATTTACCTTAAAAACAATTGGTGATACCAAATATTTACAAAACAAATAA